The following coding sequences are from one Arcobacter nitrofigilis DSM 7299 window:
- a CDS encoding HIT family protein, with protein sequence MIYENSLIKVEIEKSEIPWLKIFTQKELKEFSECNQETKMEILRALDIIEKEMISYFNPEKINIASFGNYVPHVHFHVMARFKEDSYFPESMWGKKQRESTIELPSLNKFYKHLVKKLEN encoded by the coding sequence ATGATTTATGAAAATAGTTTAATAAAAGTTGAGATTGAAAAAAGTGAGATACCTTGGTTAAAAATTTTTACTCAAAAAGAGTTAAAAGAGTTTAGTGAGTGTAATCAAGAAACTAAAATGGAGATATTAAGAGCTTTAGATATTATTGAAAAAGAGATGATAAGTTATTTTAACCCAGAGAAAATAAATATTGCATCTTTTGGAAACTATGTTCCCCATGTACATTTTCATGTAATGGCAAGATTTAAAGAGGATTCTTATTTCCCAGAATCTATGTGGGGTAAAAAACAAAGAGAATCAACTATTGAATTACCATCTCTTAATAAGTTTTATAAACACTTGGTAAAAAAACTTGAAAATTAA
- a CDS encoding HD domain-containing phosphohydrolase, with amino-acid sequence MKVMKNSIKVLGAYGSKSLDSNTTCIQINTNSVIDAGNIVKGLGTKAEYIDNIFLTHSHLDHLNDIPYLLDIFYEKRKKPITIYGTSKTLENLRNYILNWEIWPDFSEIELLNKKLKAIVFKPIEIDETIILEDDTKITVIKNNHTNSSCGYIITKNENSLLFSSDTYCCDSIWETINNDLTIKSIIIDVSFPSKFKQLAFDSKHLTPALLSEQLKKLKRDDIRVYINHIKPAYSKILRKEIQDYNLLLNEGKILDDGDVISLSNEYLSYNANRSNINKKEIKKLIDIGKSLTSEKNFDVLMEKILLGAKEFSDADGGTLYLVTEDEKRLKFQVVQTDSLSIKMGGTEGKITWPELPLYKEDGTPNEQMVAALCALEGKLINIPDVYETKDFNFEGTKKFDESTGYRTKSMLVIPMKNHDDDVIGVLQLLNKMDDDGNTITFTNEDKQLIESMASQAAVSITNNRLITELENLLDSFIKSIATAIGEKSEYTGGHINRVAEIAETLTKAINDDTTVFKDINFTQDEIKQMSRAAWLHDIGKIVTPEYVVDKGKKLETIYDRVNTVKAKFEIVKKDYELEYYKTFSKTSSIKEKEQLTIAFQNKITSLEEDLDFVITCNTGGEFMEDEKIERIKEIAKQKLKINGEDTNLLSENEVYNLCIKKGTLTNEERDIINNHVTVSYKMLETMPFPKKLRRVPVIAGSHHKMVKGGGYSAPEILDLPMTIEDKILAVADVFEALTANDRPYKKANSLNTSLRILSFMIKDQHLDRDIVKFFVDNNLHLDYANKYLSEEQMDEITIDFNKI; translated from the coding sequence ATGAAAGTAATGAAAAACTCTATAAAAGTCTTAGGTGCTTATGGTAGTAAAAGCCTAGATTCAAATACCACTTGTATACAAATAAATACAAATAGTGTTATTGATGCTGGTAATATAGTAAAAGGACTTGGAACTAAAGCTGAATACATTGATAATATATTTTTAACTCATTCCCACTTAGATCACTTAAATGATATACCATATCTACTTGATATCTTTTATGAAAAAAGAAAAAAGCCAATTACTATCTATGGAACAAGTAAAACCTTAGAAAACTTACGAAATTATATCTTAAATTGGGAAATTTGGCCTGACTTTTCTGAAATAGAATTACTTAATAAAAAATTAAAAGCTATTGTTTTTAAACCAATTGAAATAGATGAAACAATTATATTAGAAGATGATACAAAAATTACTGTAATAAAAAACAATCATACAAATTCTAGTTGTGGATACATAATTACAAAAAATGAAAATTCTCTACTTTTTTCATCAGATACTTATTGTTGTGATTCCATTTGGGAAACTATAAATAATGATTTAACTATAAAGTCTATAATAATTGATGTATCTTTTCCATCAAAATTTAAGCAATTAGCCTTTGATAGTAAGCATTTAACTCCTGCCTTATTAAGTGAACAATTAAAAAAACTAAAAAGAGATGATATAAGAGTTTATATAAATCACATAAAACCTGCCTATAGCAAAATTTTAAGAAAAGAGATTCAAGATTATAACTTACTTCTTAATGAAGGTAAGATATTAGATGATGGCGATGTAATTTCATTATCTAATGAATACTTATCATACAATGCCAATAGATCTAATATAAACAAAAAAGAGATTAAAAAATTAATTGACATTGGTAAATCACTTACTAGTGAAAAAAACTTTGATGTTCTAATGGAAAAGATTCTTTTAGGTGCAAAAGAGTTTTCTGATGCTGATGGAGGAACACTTTATTTAGTAACAGAAGATGAAAAGAGATTGAAGTTTCAAGTTGTGCAAACTGACTCATTAAGCATAAAAATGGGAGGAACAGAAGGTAAAATTACATGGCCAGAGTTACCTCTATACAAAGAAGATGGAACACCCAATGAACAAATGGTTGCAGCCCTTTGTGCTCTAGAAGGTAAACTAATAAATATCCCTGATGTTTATGAAACCAAAGATTTTAATTTTGAAGGTACAAAAAAGTTTGATGAATCAACAGGATATAGAACAAAATCAATGCTTGTAATTCCCATGAAAAACCATGATGATGACGTAATAGGAGTACTTCAATTATTAAATAAAATGGATGATGATGGAAATACTATCACTTTTACAAATGAAGATAAACAACTAATAGAATCAATGGCATCACAAGCTGCTGTTTCAATTACTAATAATAGATTAATAACAGAATTAGAAAACTTATTGGACTCTTTTATTAAATCAATTGCGACAGCCATTGGTGAAAAATCTGAATACACAGGTGGTCATATTAATAGAGTTGCAGAAATAGCAGAAACTCTAACAAAAGCAATAAATGATGACACTACAGTATTTAAAGATATTAATTTTACCCAAGATGAGATAAAACAAATGAGTAGAGCTGCTTGGCTTCATGATATTGGAAAAATTGTTACACCTGAATATGTTGTAGATAAAGGTAAAAAGTTAGAAACTATTTATGATAGAGTAAATACAGTAAAAGCAAAATTTGAAATTGTTAAAAAAGATTATGAATTAGAGTATTACAAAACCTTTTCAAAAACCTCTTCTATAAAAGAAAAAGAACAATTAACAATAGCTTTTCAAAATAAAATTACTTCTTTAGAAGAAGATCTTGATTTTGTAATCACATGTAACACGGGTGGTGAATTCATGGAAGATGAAAAAATTGAGAGAATAAAAGAGATTGCAAAACAAAAACTTAAAATAAATGGCGAAGATACAAACTTACTCAGTGAAAATGAAGTATATAATTTATGTATCAAAAAAGGTACTTTGACAAATGAAGAAAGAGATATAATAAACAACCATGTTACAGTATCTTATAAAATGTTAGAGACTATGCCTTTCCCTAAAAAATTAAGAAGAGTTCCTGTAATTGCTGGTTCTCATCATAAAATGGTAAAAGGTGGTGGTTATTCAGCTCCTGAAATTCTTGATTTACCTATGACAATAGAAGACAAAATACTTGCAGTTGCAGATGTATTTGAAGCACTAACTGCAAATGATAGACCATACAAAAAAGCAAATTCTCTTAATACTTCTCTTAGAATTTTATCATTTATGATAAAAGATCAACATTTAGATAGAGATATTGTTAAATTTTTTGTTGATAATAATCTTCACCTAGATTATGCAAATAAATATTTGAGTGAAGAACAAATGGATGAGATTACAATTGATTTTAATAAAATTTAG
- the rpmJ gene encoding 50S ribosomal protein L36 — protein MKVRASVKKMCDKCKVVKRRGIVRVICENKKHKQRQG, from the coding sequence ATGAAAGTTAGAGCTTCGGTAAAAAAAATGTGTGACAAATGTAAAGTTGTCAAAAGAAGAGGGATCGTAAGAGTTATTTGCGAGAACAAAAAACACAAACAAAGACAAGGATAA
- the rpsM gene encoding 30S ribosomal protein S13 has protein sequence MARIAGVDLPNKKRMEYALTYIFGIGLYNSRLILDATGISYDKRAHELTEDEAAAIRLEIQKNYQVEGDLRKKVAMDIKSLMDLGSYRGLRHRKGLPCRGQKTKTNARTRKGKKRTVGAA, from the coding sequence ATGGCAAGAATTGCGGGTGTTGATTTACCAAACAAGAAAAGAATGGAATACGCATTAACGTATATTTTTGGAATTGGGTTATATAACTCAAGATTAATCCTTGATGCTACTGGAATATCTTATGACAAAAGAGCTCATGAGTTAACAGAAGATGAAGCAGCAGCTATCAGACTAGAAATCCAAAAAAACTACCAAGTTGAAGGTGATCTTAGAAAAAAAGTAGCTATGGATATTAAATCACTTATGGACTTAGGTTCTTACAGAGGATTAAGACATAGAAAAGGTTTACCGTGTAGAGGGCAAAAAACTAAAACTAATGCTCGAACTAGAAAAGGTAAAAAAAGAACTGTTGGTGCAGCGTAA
- the rpsK gene encoding 30S ribosomal protein S11, which yields MAKRKVTRKKVVKKNIADGIVHIAASFNNTMVTITDRAGNAIAWSSAGNLGFKGSKKSTPFAAQAAVEDAMAKAIEHGVKNVGIKIQGPGSGRDTAVKAVGAMEGIRVSWLKDVTPLPHNGCRAPKRRRV from the coding sequence ATGGCAAAAAGAAAAGTAACTAGAAAAAAAGTAGTAAAAAAGAATATTGCTGATGGTATCGTTCATATTGCGGCATCATTTAACAATACTATGGTAACAATAACTGATAGAGCTGGAAATGCAATCGCATGGAGTTCTGCTGGAAACTTAGGTTTCAAAGGTAGTAAAAAATCTACTCCTTTTGCTGCTCAAGCTGCAGTAGAAGATGCAATGGCAAAAGCAATTGAACACGGTGTCAAAAATGTTGGTATCAAAATTCAAGGACCAGGTTCAGGTAGAGATACAGCTGTTAAAGCTGTAGGAGCTATGGAAGGCATCAGAGTTTCATGGTTAAAGGACGTTACACCGTTACCACATAATGGTTGTAGAGCTCCTAAGAGAAGAAGAGTGTAA
- the rpsD gene encoding 30S ribosomal protein S4, whose protein sequence is MARYRGPVEKIERRLDADLGLKGERRLNGKSALEKRPFAPGQHGQRRTKLSEYGLQLREKQKAKFMYGVSEKQFRKYFKEAARREGNTGSNLITLIEQRLDNVVYRMGFATTRANARQFTTHGHILVDGQKVDIPSFVVKPGQKIEIKEKSKTNPQIVRALELTNQTGMVEWVDVDKDKAFGIFTRIPTREEVVIPVEERLIVELYSK, encoded by the coding sequence ATGGCAAGATATAGAGGACCAGTAGAAAAAATCGAGAGAAGACTTGATGCAGACCTTGGATTAAAAGGTGAAAGAAGACTTAACGGAAAATCTGCATTAGAAAAAAGACCATTCGCTCCAGGACAACACGGACAAAGAAGAACTAAACTTTCTGAGTACGGTTTACAACTAAGAGAGAAACAAAAAGCTAAATTTATGTACGGTGTATCTGAAAAACAATTCAGAAAATACTTTAAAGAAGCAGCAAGAAGAGAAGGTAATACAGGATCTAACTTAATTACTTTAATCGAACAAAGATTAGACAATGTTGTTTATAGAATGGGATTTGCTACAACTAGAGCAAATGCTAGACAATTTACAACTCACGGTCATATCTTAGTAGATGGACAAAAAGTTGATATCCCTTCTTTTGTAGTAAAACCAGGGCAAAAAATTGAGATTAAAGAGAAATCTAAAACTAATCCTCAAATAGTAAGAGCTTTAGAATTAACTAATCAAACAGGAATGGTTGAATGGGTTGATGTTGATAAAGACAAAGCATTTGGTATTTTTACTAGAATTCCTACAAGAGAAGAAGTAGTTATTCCTGTTGAAGAAAGATTAATCGTAGAGTTATATTCTAAATAA
- a CDS encoding DNA-directed RNA polymerase subunit alpha, producing the protein MKKFADTPFLPTEVEIEAISETEAKISAYPFESGFAITLAHPLRRLLLSSSVGYSPIAVKIEGASHEFDSLRGMLEDIAIFIINLKNIKFKILSDENQVEVEYSFNGPKEIKGSDLVNSDVEIVSPEAHLATINADCNLTFSVIIQKGIGYMPSEDIRDMVSSDYIPLDAFFTPVKKVVYDIEKMLVEDNPNFEKAVFTVQTNGQITPINAFKEAVSVMYSQMSVFNKVFDLSEVTVSDSTEEPVELKDLIVKIDDLNLSARSFNSLDRAGLKYLGELVLMSEVEVKNIKNLGKKSYDEIADKLASLGFPVENTLPENIASALRRKLEQFKA; encoded by the coding sequence ATGAAAAAATTTGCAGACACTCCATTTTTACCAACAGAAGTTGAAATCGAAGCAATCAGTGAAACTGAAGCTAAGATTTCTGCATATCCATTTGAAAGTGGTTTTGCAATTACATTAGCGCACCCATTAAGAAGACTACTTCTATCTAGCTCAGTTGGATACTCTCCAATTGCAGTTAAAATAGAAGGGGCAAGCCACGAGTTTGATTCTTTAAGAGGTATGCTAGAAGATATTGCTATTTTTATTATCAATCTTAAAAATATTAAATTTAAAATTCTAAGTGATGAAAATCAAGTAGAAGTTGAATATTCTTTCAACGGACCTAAAGAAATAAAAGGTTCTGACTTAGTAAACTCTGATGTTGAAATTGTAAGTCCAGAAGCTCACTTAGCTACAATCAATGCTGATTGTAACTTAACTTTCTCTGTTATTATTCAAAAAGGTATTGGTTATATGCCTTCTGAAGATATTAGAGATATGGTTTCTAGTGATTATATTCCACTTGATGCTTTCTTTACTCCAGTAAAAAAAGTTGTTTATGATATTGAAAAAATGCTAGTAGAAGACAACCCTAACTTTGAAAAAGCTGTATTTACAGTTCAAACTAATGGGCAAATTACACCAATCAATGCTTTCAAAGAAGCTGTTTCTGTAATGTATTCTCAAATGTCAGTATTCAATAAAGTATTCGATTTATCTGAAGTTACAGTTAGTGATTCAACTGAAGAACCTGTAGAATTAAAAGATTTAATTGTTAAAATTGACGATTTAAATTTAAGTGCTAGAAGTTTTAACTCTCTTGATAGAGCAGGGTTAAAATACTTAGGTGAATTAGTACTTATGAGTGAAGTAGAAGTTAAAAATATTAAAAACTTAGGAAAAAAATCTTATGACGAGATTGCTGATAAATTAGCATCTTTAGGATTCCCAGTTGAAAATACACTTCCAGAAAATATTGCATCAGCTTTAAGAAGAAAGCTAGAGCAGTTTAAAGCATAA
- the rplQ gene encoding 50S ribosomal protein L17, whose translation MRHKHGYRKLSRTSSHRKALLKNMAIALIEREKIETTVPKAKELSRYIEKLITVSREPDLNTHRFVFASLQDKEATKKIINEIAPKYVGRNGGYTSIIKTRIRRGDATPMAFISLV comes from the coding sequence ATGAGACATAAGCACGGATATAGAAAGTTAAGTAGAACTTCTTCTCATAGAAAAGCATTGTTAAAAAACATGGCAATAGCTTTAATAGAGAGAGAAAAAATCGAAACTACAGTTCCTAAAGCAAAAGAACTTAGTAGATATATTGAGAAATTAATTACAGTTTCAAGAGAACCTGATTTAAATACTCACAGATTTGTATTTGCTTCATTACAAGATAAAGAAGCTACAAAAAAAATAATTAATGAAATTGCACCAAAATACGTAGGTAGAAATGGTGGATATACTTCAATAATTAAAACAAGAATTAGAAGAGGTGATGCTACACCTATGGCATTCATTTCATTAGTATAA
- the gatA gene encoding Asp-tRNA(Asn)/Glu-tRNA(Gln) amidotransferase subunit GatA, translating into MITLKEALLLTNDEINKLRNELTDKIKNNSIGAYVEQLTNTDINISGSGIPIAIKDIINVKDWSITCGSNILKGYVSPYDATVITNLRKAGLSPFGRANMDEFAMGSTTDTSCYGKTLNPYDNEKTAGGSSGGSAAAVADGIAVAALGTDTGGSVRQPAAYCGVVGMKPTYGRVSRYGITAYSSSLDQCGPITQNVEDAAILYDIISGHDPMDSTSADVEYEAVAAKLDSNRKLTIAVIDNFVSQASPAIQKGFEKAVKVLEEAGHKIIHKNMLDTDKIVSTYYIIATAEASANLARFDGVRFGNRKGDAGLKDMYTQTKSQGFGPEVQKRIMLGSFVLSSGYYDAYYIKAQKVRHLIKDEYSAIFDEADLILSPVAPTTAPKFGSFKTSLEMYLSDIYTISVNLAGLPAISLPVDKDEDGMPVGLQLIGKAYDEQTVFDGALSLEKAVNYKK; encoded by the coding sequence TTGATAACATTAAAAGAAGCACTTTTATTAACAAATGATGAGATAAATAAATTAAGAAACGAACTAACTGATAAAATAAAAAATAATAGCATTGGTGCCTATGTAGAACAATTAACTAATACAGATATTAATATTTCAGGTTCTGGAATACCAATAGCAATAAAAGATATTATAAATGTAAAAGATTGGAGTATTACTTGTGGAAGTAATATTTTAAAGGGCTATGTTTCTCCTTATGATGCTACTGTAATTACAAATTTAAGAAAAGCAGGATTAAGTCCATTTGGTAGAGCTAATATGGATGAATTTGCAATGGGAAGTACTACGGATACTTCTTGTTATGGAAAAACTTTAAACCCTTATGATAATGAAAAAACAGCTGGTGGAAGTTCAGGTGGAAGTGCCGCAGCCGTTGCTGATGGCATTGCTGTTGCTGCACTTGGAACTGATACTGGTGGATCAGTTCGACAACCTGCTGCTTATTGTGGAGTAGTTGGTATGAAACCAACTTATGGAAGGGTTTCAAGATATGGAATTACTGCATACTCTTCTTCACTTGACCAATGTGGACCTATTACTCAAAATGTTGAAGATGCTGCGATATTATATGACATAATTTCTGGGCATGACCCAATGGATTCTACATCAGCTGATGTAGAATATGAAGCAGTCGCTGCTAAACTTGATTCAAATAGAAAACTTACAATTGCAGTTATTGACAACTTTGTTTCTCAAGCAAGTCCAGCAATTCAAAAGGGTTTTGAAAAAGCAGTAAAAGTATTAGAAGAAGCAGGACATAAAATTATTCATAAAAATATGTTAGATACTGATAAAATTGTATCAACTTATTATATTATTGCAACAGCAGAAGCTAGCGCAAATCTTGCAAGATTTGATGGTGTTAGATTTGGAAATAGAAAAGGTGATGCTGGTCTAAAAGATATGTATACTCAAACAAAATCACAAGGTTTTGGACCTGAAGTACAAAAAAGAATTATGTTAGGTTCATTTGTATTAAGTTCTGGATATTATGATGCTTATTATATAAAAGCACAAAAAGTAAGACATTTAATTAAAGATGAATATTCAGCAATTTTTGATGAAGCTGATTTGATTTTATCTCCAGTTGCTCCAACTACAGCTCCAAAATTTGGTTCATTTAAAACTTCTTTAGAGATGTATTTAAGTGATATTTATACAATTTCTGTAAACCTTGCAGGATTACCAGCTATATCATTACCTGTTGATAAAGATGAAGATGGTATGCCAGTTGGACTACAATTAATTGGAAAAGCATATGACGAACAAACAGTTTTTGATGGCGCTTTATCACTAGAAAAAGCAGTAAATTATAAAAAGTAA
- the guaB gene encoding IMP dehydrogenase — MRIRTRALTFEDVLLVPAKSEVLPKEVCLKSKLTKKIELNVPFVSAAMDTVTEYQAAIAMARLGGIGIIHKNMDIETQVLQCKKVKKSESGMIIDPITIKPDQTIQDAEDIMASYKISGVPVVDDNNILVGILTNRDMRFTKDFTQKACDKMTKMPLLTAKEGTTLDEAADIMHASKVEKLPIVNNENKLIGLITIKDINKKREYPNANKDEFGRLRVGAAIGVNQLDRARALVKAGVDVLVLDSAHGHSKGILDTVKAIKAEMDVQIIAGNVATAEATADLIACGADGVKVGIGPGSICTTRIVAGVGVPQISAIDECAAEGAKTGTPIIADGGIRYSGDVAKALAVGASSVMMGSALAGTEESPGEVVLSQGRKFKTYRGMGSIGAMTKGSTDRYFQEGTAADKLVPEGIEGMVPYRGSIGDIIHQMVGGLRSSMGYLGSKDIPTFQATAEFVEITSAGLKESHVHDVTITNEAPNYHI; from the coding sequence ATGAGAATAAGAACAAGAGCATTAACATTTGAAGATGTGTTATTAGTACCAGCAAAATCAGAAGTTTTACCAAAAGAGGTATGTTTAAAAAGTAAATTAACAAAAAAAATAGAACTAAATGTTCCTTTTGTATCTGCTGCTATGGATACAGTTACTGAATATCAAGCTGCTATTGCAATGGCTAGACTTGGTGGTATAGGAATTATTCATAAAAATATGGATATAGAAACACAAGTTTTACAATGTAAAAAAGTAAAAAAATCTGAATCAGGTATGATTATTGATCCTATTACAATCAAGCCTGATCAAACTATTCAAGATGCTGAAGATATTATGGCTTCATATAAAATTTCAGGTGTTCCTGTTGTTGATGATAATAATATTTTAGTAGGTATTTTGACAAATAGAGATATGAGATTTACAAAAGATTTTACTCAAAAGGCTTGTGATAAAATGACAAAAATGCCATTACTTACAGCAAAAGAGGGAACAACTCTTGATGAAGCAGCTGATATTATGCATGCAAGTAAAGTTGAGAAATTACCAATTGTAAATAATGAAAATAAATTAATTGGTCTTATTACAATCAAAGATATCAACAAAAAAAGAGAATATCCAAATGCAAATAAAGATGAATTTGGAAGATTAAGAGTTGGTGCTGCTATTGGTGTTAATCAACTTGATAGAGCAAGAGCACTAGTAAAAGCTGGTGTTGATGTATTAGTACTTGATTCTGCTCATGGTCACTCAAAAGGTATCTTAGATACAGTAAAAGCAATCAAAGCAGAGATGGATGTACAAATCATCGCTGGAAATGTAGCAACTGCAGAAGCAACAGCTGATTTAATCGCTTGTGGAGCGGATGGTGTTAAAGTTGGTATAGGACCTGGAAGTATTTGTACTACAAGAATCGTAGCAGGTGTTGGTGTACCTCAAATAAGTGCAATAGATGAGTGTGCAGCAGAAGGTGCAAAAACTGGAACTCCAATCATCGCTGATGGTGGAATTAGATATTCAGGTGATGTTGCAAAAGCATTAGCAGTTGGAGCTAGTTCTGTTATGATGGGAAGTGCCTTAGCTGGAACAGAAGAGAGTCCAGGTGAAGTAGTTTTAAGCCAAGGTAGAAAATTTAAAACATACAGAGGTATGGGTTCAATTGGAGCTATGACTAAAGGAAGTACTGATAGATATTTCCAAGAAGGAACAGCTGCTGATAAACTAGTACCAGAAGGTATTGAAGGTATGGTTCCATATAGAGGAAGCATCGGAGATATCATTCACCAAATGGTAGGAGGACTAAGAAGTTCTATGGGATACCTAGGAAGTAAAGATATTCCAACATTCCAAGCAACAGCAGAGTTTGTAGAGATTACAAGTGCAGGGCTAAAAGAGAGTCATGTGCATGATGTGACAATAACAAACGAAGCTCCTAACTACCATATTTAG
- a CDS encoding tyrosine-type recombinase/integrase → MYAYFRYLDDNSTYYSYATHLLQNGTDMRSIQELLGHKSIETTIIYTRVVKELNKDEIRSPLDF, encoded by the coding sequence ATGTATGCATATTTTCGATATTTAGATGATAATAGTACATATTACTCTTATGCAACTCATTTACTTCAAAATGGTACTGATATGCGAAGTATTCAGGAGCTTTTAGGACATAAATCAATAGAAACTACTATAATATATACACGTGTGGTAAAAGAACTAAATAAAGATGAGATAAGAAGTCCATTGGATTTTTAA
- a CDS encoding DUF2975 domain-containing protein, with translation MDNMSKIKKVSKLCYILLLGILILVPLYYIFYWLFINSLSESFVNINIEPVPETQHILSPKLQIIGFISSLLPLSALMYGLIYTRKLFEFFKDGVVFALEQVILFKKISKALVFWVIFSIVYEGIKSVIFSFNNPVGERVLSLGLSSSQVGILFISIIILVIAWIMDEGRIINEENKLTV, from the coding sequence ATGGACAACATGTCAAAAATTAAAAAAGTGAGTAAGTTATGTTACATATTGCTCTTAGGGATTCTTATCTTAGTACCTTTATATTATATTTTCTATTGGTTATTTATCAATTCATTATCAGAGTCATTTGTTAATATAAATATAGAACCAGTACCTGAAACTCAACATATTTTGTCACCTAAGTTACAAATAATCGGATTTATCTCAAGTTTACTTCCTCTTAGTGCTTTAATGTATGGGCTTATTTATACAAGAAAACTTTTTGAATTTTTTAAAGATGGAGTTGTTTTTGCATTGGAACAAGTTATATTATTTAAAAAGATATCAAAAGCACTTGTTTTTTGGGTTATATTTTCTATAGTTTATGAAGGGATAAAAAGTGTAATTTTCTCTTTTAATAATCCAGTTGGGGAAAGAGTATTATCTTTAGGTTTATCTTCTAGCCAAGTGGGAATATTATTTATAAGTATTATAATTTTGGTAATTGCTTGGATCATGGATGAAGGAAGAATTATCAATGAAGAAAATAAGCTTACGGTGTAA
- a CDS encoding helix-turn-helix domain-containing protein, whose translation MAMVINLDVMLAKRKMKSIELAQLIGITEQNLSILKTGKAKAIKLSTLDAICKHLDCQPGDILEYK comes from the coding sequence ATGGCAATGGTTATAAACTTAGATGTTATGTTAGCAAAAAGAAAGATGAAGTCTATAGAACTTGCTCAGTTGATTGGTATAACTGAGCAAAATCTATCTATCTTAAAAACAGGAAAAGCAAAAGCGATAAAACTAAGCACATTAGATGCTATTTGTAAACATCTTGATTGTCAGCCTGGAGATATATTAGAATATAAATAG
- a CDS encoding type II toxin-antitoxin system Phd/YefM family antitoxin codes for MTRTMSVSQVRADIYNVMDETAQTHEPILITGKRNNVVMLSQEDWNAIEETLYLNNIPNMVSSIQDSMNEPDSEFSEDIEW; via the coding sequence ATGACAAGAACTATGTCAGTGAGTCAAGTTAGAGCAGATATATATAATGTGATGGATGAAACGGCACAAACACATGAACCGATACTTATAACAGGGAAAAGAAATAATGTTGTTATGCTTTCCCAAGAAGATTGGAATGCTATAGAGGAGACATTGTATTTAAATAATATACCAAATATGGTGTCTTCGATACAAGACTCAATGAATGAACCAGATAGTGAGTTTAGTGAAGATATTGAATGGTAG
- a CDS encoding Txe/YoeB family addiction module toxin, protein MVEYKILYSKLALKDAKKLSSANLSQKAKELIEIIRKNPFKNPPPYEKLVGNLSGTYSRRINIQHRLVYEVKETDKVVRIHRMWSHYGE, encoded by the coding sequence ATGGTAGAATATAAAATACTCTATAGTAAACTAGCATTAAAAGATGCTAAAAAATTATCGAGTGCTAATTTGAGCCAAAAGGCTAAAGAATTAATTGAGATTATTAGAAAAAATCCATTTAAAAATCCTCCTCCTTATGAAAAACTAGTTGGTAATTTAAGTGGTACATATTCCAGAAGAATAAATATTCAACATAGATTGGTTTATGAAGTAAAAGAAACGGACAAAGTAGTAAGAATCCATAGAATGTGGTCACATTATGGAGAATAA
- a CDS encoding type II toxin-antitoxin system PemK/MazF family toxin has translation MVKNYIPKKGDLVILTFDPSAGHEQKGRRPALIISNEAFNKALGLAIACPITNTDRNFPFHIEVKSKNLTGFIMCEQIKSIDYNTRKVKFVEKLDEESLNKVLGITESIIF, from the coding sequence ATGGTAAAAAACTACATCCCAAAAAAAGGTGACCTAGTAATCCTAACCTTCGACCCATCAGCAGGACATGAACAGAAAGGAAGACGACCAGCCCTAATAATAAGCAACGAAGCTTTCAATAAAGCTCTAGGTCTAGCAATAGCCTGCCCTATAACAAACACAGACAGAAACTTCCCCTTTCACATAGAAGTAAAAAGCAAAAACCTAACAGGCTTCATAATGTGTGAGCAAATCAAATCAATAGATTACAATACAAGAAAAGTAAAATTCGTAGAAAAACTCGATGAAGAGAGTTTAAATAAAGTGTTGGGGATAACTGAGAGTATTATATTCTAA